A genomic segment from Leptospira kirschneri serovar Cynopteri str. 3522 CT encodes:
- the panC gene encoding pantoate--beta-alanine ligase, with protein MIVCKTPEEVLDKVRLWKTQGKTIGFVPTMGYLHEGHTYLFEESLSKTDKTVVSIFVNPAQFNDPEDYAKYPVNTEGDLKLCESKKVDLVFLPDKETMYPGGIPNTILKIPNLMKNLCAVSRPGHFEGVLLVISRLFHFVQPDFAFFGKKDYQQYLLIREFCNTLAFPVEVIGCETVRSPQGLALSSRNARLSQTEKEESLLIYRSLKLGENQILSGMKDPVLVKEIMKDVLDSSSKIRLDYLEILNANTLDPLEILEGEILLAIAVFIGPVRLIDNLTLSVPIL; from the coding sequence ATGATTGTATGTAAAACTCCTGAAGAAGTTTTGGACAAAGTTCGTCTGTGGAAAACCCAAGGAAAAACGATCGGTTTTGTTCCTACCATGGGTTATTTGCACGAGGGTCACACCTACCTATTTGAAGAATCTTTATCCAAAACGGATAAAACCGTGGTTTCTATTTTTGTAAATCCCGCTCAGTTCAACGATCCGGAAGATTACGCCAAATATCCGGTCAATACGGAAGGGGATTTGAAACTTTGTGAATCTAAAAAAGTGGATCTTGTTTTTTTACCGGACAAAGAAACTATGTATCCCGGAGGAATTCCGAATACTATATTAAAAATTCCTAATTTAATGAAAAACTTATGTGCCGTTTCTAGGCCAGGACATTTTGAAGGTGTGCTTCTGGTAATTTCTAGGCTCTTTCATTTTGTACAACCTGATTTTGCTTTTTTCGGAAAAAAAGATTATCAGCAATATCTACTCATCCGGGAGTTTTGTAATACTTTGGCGTTTCCAGTGGAAGTGATTGGTTGTGAAACAGTTCGTTCTCCCCAGGGTTTGGCTCTTAGTTCTAGAAACGCTCGTTTGAGCCAAACAGAAAAAGAAGAATCACTTTTGATTTACAGATCTCTCAAACTAGGAGAAAATCAAATTCTTTCCGGAATGAAAGATCCCGTTTTGGTCAAAGAAATCATGAAGGACGTTTTAGATTCTTCTTCTAAAATTCGTCTGGATTATTTAGAAATTTTGAATGCAAATACTCTCGATCCTTTGGAAATTTTAGAAGGGGAAATCTTACTGGCGATCGCAGTTTTTATAGGCCCGGTCCGTTTGATAGACAATCTTACTTTGAGTGTTCCTATTTTATGA
- a CDS encoding exodeoxyribonuclease III — translation MKFISLNCNGIRSSLEKGLADYIRNIKPDFICFQETKANQDQVPPSLWEEGGYTPIFHSAEKKGYSGVAVLYKKPPEKITIGIGDPFFDKEGRSIYLEYSNFALWNLYFPSGTTGDVRQAAKMKFLDLFQKESSKRRKKQPNIIVCGDVNIAHTPQDIHDPKGNAKNSGFLPEEREWLSGFLNKGWVDTFRYLHPDKQEYSWWTFRAGARAKNKGWRIDYFFVTEELKKNVKSHSVYRDKPLSDHAPLEFEIKL, via the coding sequence ATGAAATTTATCTCACTCAACTGTAACGGAATTCGTTCTTCCCTGGAAAAAGGACTGGCTGATTATATTCGGAATATAAAACCGGATTTTATCTGTTTTCAAGAAACAAAGGCAAACCAAGACCAGGTCCCGCCTTCTCTCTGGGAAGAAGGAGGTTATACTCCGATTTTCCACAGCGCCGAAAAAAAAGGATACAGTGGAGTTGCCGTTCTTTATAAAAAACCCCCGGAAAAAATCACAATCGGAATCGGAGACCCGTTTTTTGACAAAGAAGGAAGAAGTATCTATTTAGAATATTCTAACTTCGCGCTTTGGAATTTATACTTTCCCTCCGGAACCACTGGAGATGTACGCCAAGCAGCGAAGATGAAGTTCTTGGATCTATTTCAAAAAGAATCCTCTAAAAGGAGAAAAAAACAACCGAATATCATCGTATGTGGCGACGTAAATATTGCCCACACTCCTCAAGATATTCATGATCCAAAAGGAAATGCAAAGAACAGCGGATTTTTACCCGAAGAAAGAGAATGGTTATCCGGATTTTTAAACAAAGGTTGGGTGGATACATTTCGATATCTACATCCGGACAAACAGGAATATTCTTGGTGGACCTTTCGCGCGGGAGCCAGAGCCAAAAATAAGGGTTGGAGAATCGATTATTTTTTTGTTACAGAAGAACTTAAGAAAAACGTAAAGAGCCATTCTGTCTACAGAGACAAGCCTCTTTCCGATCACGCCCCTCTTGAGTTTGAAATTAAACTTTAG
- the mfd gene encoding transcription-repair coupling factor yields the protein MKDLLNVIGEEIFSRFEFSSKKKNSTSKVKSSATKTQSNFTLKTQSSSASEKNPSVNTDVVGSVYSVTTGSHSILASSLFQKLNKTILVISENNTLAEFLFREALSFLPSNDLIYLPGQEVLPYEYMRYPSEMKQERIKAIAKILSGEPALIFTSVSGFLKTLPPIQTMQGRAIVLEKGKEIDLESILIQLIDLGYKRVEVCETFGEFSLKGGILDIFSSYSTEPVRIDLFGEEIESIRTFDPDSQRSMADLNQAILLPADEYILSEEQKKEYQNLLKSSDSSLHLPEIPEGNYGIYYEELVPLVRENHGILSYFSQPPILIFPSANSVKEKLFHLEKEYVSLFEKRSREVLCAPPEKLLSFGEEFKVLSESIGLSFVGLPPRNENDLVSFLKEAPSFKGKIREVREKISELRATGGWKIVLTSSFEAQTKRLQGLFEKEGVILLNEDSTEPLPFHLGNHKSDAFLVLSELRNGFIFENQKILILSENDIFGREYKRKTRFKKQSSKALQSFIDLKEGDYVVHIHHGVGKFVKIERTSAGGKERDFLKLEYSGGDSLFVPLDQISLVQRYIGGTESPRLDSLGKSTWKKTKDRVQKAVEALAEDLVQMYSNRLKLQGYAFPPDTIYQEEFEAEFEYEETPDQIEAIEAVKKDLESSRPMDRLVCGDVGYGKTEVAIRAAFKVAMAGRQIMMLAPTTILALQHYNTFKNRFENYPVRVELVSRFKTPAEIRDILADFSAGKVDMVVGTHAILSSKLKPKNLGLLIIDEEQRFGVNHKETIKKFKNLVDVLTLTATPIPRTLHMALTGIRELSIIATPPKNRQSVETYVLEEEDDLIADAIRNEIQRDGQVFYLYNRVETIEEETSYLNKLVPEVSIGILHGQMTEDEIEETLLDFYNRKYDILVTTTIIESGIDMPNVNTLFVKRADLFGLSQLYQIRGRVGRSDRKAFAYMLLPKDRVVTEQAEKRLNTIFEYQELGSGFKVAMRDLEIRGAGNLLGKEQSGDIMEVGFDLYVRMLEDAIARIKGEEIVVEVRTSVTLNTNFFIPETYISDTRQKIEFYKKLEGARDLDEIEEIYSEMLDRFGEPPEDAKTFILLEKIRTLASSLGFESVTEMKDEIKMKSGSYFRGDHTKIIQLISARTGLTLNPKEPNVLIFQTGKKLEKEKLDSLIFLLSEMLPSKKV from the coding sequence ATGAAAGATCTTTTGAACGTGATAGGTGAGGAGATTTTTTCAAGGTTTGAATTTTCTTCTAAAAAGAAAAATTCTACTTCAAAAGTAAAATCTTCGGCTACAAAAACTCAATCGAATTTTACTCTAAAAACGCAGTCTTCCTCCGCCTCGGAAAAAAATCCTTCCGTAAACACTGATGTAGTAGGTTCGGTATATTCAGTTACCACGGGAAGTCATTCTATATTAGCTTCTTCTTTATTTCAAAAATTGAATAAAACGATTTTAGTAATTTCCGAAAACAACACATTGGCTGAATTTTTATTTAGAGAAGCTCTTAGTTTTCTTCCCTCTAATGATCTGATTTACTTGCCCGGTCAGGAAGTTCTTCCTTACGAGTACATGCGTTATCCTTCCGAGATGAAACAGGAAAGAATTAAGGCCATCGCGAAAATACTGAGTGGGGAACCCGCTTTGATATTTACTTCCGTTTCCGGTTTTTTGAAAACTCTTCCTCCGATACAAACGATGCAAGGAAGAGCGATCGTTTTAGAAAAGGGAAAAGAGATTGATTTAGAATCTATTCTGATTCAATTGATCGATCTAGGTTATAAAAGGGTAGAGGTTTGTGAAACTTTCGGAGAGTTTAGTTTAAAGGGTGGAATTCTGGATATTTTTTCTTCGTATTCCACGGAGCCTGTGAGAATTGATCTTTTTGGAGAAGAGATAGAATCGATTCGTACTTTTGATCCGGACAGCCAAAGATCTATGGCCGATCTAAATCAGGCGATTCTTCTTCCCGCGGACGAATATATTCTTTCCGAAGAACAAAAAAAAGAATATCAGAATCTTCTAAAGTCTTCTGATTCTTCTTTACATCTTCCTGAAATTCCAGAAGGTAACTATGGAATTTATTACGAGGAACTTGTTCCGTTGGTCAGAGAAAACCACGGAATTCTTTCTTACTTTTCCCAACCTCCGATTCTTATTTTTCCTTCTGCAAATTCTGTAAAAGAAAAATTGTTTCATTTGGAAAAAGAATACGTTTCTCTTTTTGAAAAACGTTCCCGAGAAGTTCTATGTGCCCCCCCTGAAAAACTTTTGTCTTTTGGAGAAGAGTTTAAGGTTCTTTCTGAATCGATCGGCCTTTCTTTTGTGGGACTTCCTCCTAGAAACGAAAACGATTTGGTTTCTTTTTTAAAAGAAGCTCCTTCGTTTAAAGGTAAAATTAGAGAGGTAAGAGAAAAAATTTCAGAATTGAGGGCGACAGGAGGTTGGAAGATCGTTTTGACTTCTTCTTTTGAAGCTCAGACCAAAAGGTTACAAGGACTTTTTGAAAAAGAAGGTGTGATTTTATTAAACGAAGATTCTACGGAACCACTTCCATTTCATTTGGGGAATCACAAGTCGGATGCGTTTTTAGTTTTGTCCGAACTGAGAAACGGATTTATATTCGAAAATCAGAAAATTCTAATTCTTTCCGAGAACGACATTTTTGGAAGAGAATATAAACGTAAGACACGTTTTAAAAAACAAAGCAGCAAAGCACTTCAGAGTTTTATAGATCTAAAAGAGGGAGACTATGTAGTCCATATCCATCACGGTGTAGGTAAATTTGTAAAAATCGAAAGAACCAGCGCTGGTGGTAAAGAAAGGGATTTTCTTAAACTGGAATATTCGGGTGGAGATAGTTTGTTTGTTCCCTTGGACCAGATTTCTTTGGTTCAGAGATACATTGGCGGAACCGAATCTCCTCGTTTGGATAGTTTGGGGAAAAGCACTTGGAAAAAAACGAAAGACCGTGTTCAAAAAGCGGTCGAAGCCTTGGCAGAAGATTTGGTTCAGATGTATTCCAACAGACTCAAACTACAAGGGTATGCGTTTCCTCCGGATACGATTTATCAAGAGGAATTTGAAGCCGAGTTTGAATACGAGGAAACTCCAGATCAGATAGAAGCGATTGAAGCCGTAAAAAAAGATTTAGAATCTTCTAGACCAATGGATCGTCTTGTGTGTGGAGATGTCGGTTACGGAAAAACGGAAGTGGCAATTCGTGCTGCGTTTAAGGTTGCGATGGCGGGTAGGCAGATTATGATGTTGGCCCCTACTACTATTTTAGCATTACAACATTATAATACTTTTAAAAATCGTTTCGAAAATTATCCGGTTCGAGTCGAACTCGTGTCCCGTTTTAAAACTCCCGCAGAAATTAGAGATATATTGGCCGATTTTTCCGCCGGTAAGGTAGATATGGTGGTCGGAACCCACGCCATTCTTTCCTCTAAATTAAAACCTAAAAATTTAGGACTTTTGATTATAGACGAGGAACAAAGATTCGGTGTGAATCATAAGGAAACCATTAAGAAGTTTAAGAATTTAGTAGACGTTTTGACTTTGACCGCGACTCCGATCCCAAGAACTCTTCACATGGCTTTGACCGGGATCAGAGAACTTTCCATCATCGCTACTCCACCTAAGAACCGTCAGTCGGTCGAAACTTATGTTTTAGAAGAGGAAGACGATTTGATCGCGGACGCAATTAGAAACGAAATTCAAAGAGACGGTCAGGTTTTTTATCTTTATAATCGTGTGGAAACGATCGAAGAAGAAACCAGTTATCTGAACAAACTCGTTCCAGAAGTTTCTATTGGAATTTTACACGGTCAAATGACGGAAGACGAAATAGAAGAAACTCTCTTGGATTTTTACAATCGTAAGTACGATATTTTAGTTACTACTACGATTATAGAATCGGGAATTGATATGCCCAATGTAAATACACTTTTTGTAAAACGGGCAGATCTTTTTGGTCTTTCTCAGTTATATCAAATTCGAGGTAGGGTTGGTAGAAGTGATCGTAAAGCGTTCGCTTATATGTTGTTACCAAAAGATAGGGTTGTAACCGAACAGGCGGAAAAAAGACTCAATACGATCTTCGAATATCAAGAGTTAGGTTCTGGTTTTAAGGTGGCGATGCGTGATCTAGAAATCAGAGGAGCTGGTAATTTACTCGGAAAAGAACAATCCGGGGACATCATGGAAGTAGGATTTGATCTTTATGTTCGTATGTTAGAAGACGCGATCGCTAGAATTAAGGGAGAAGAAATCGTAGTCGAAGTCAGAACTTCTGTTACTTTGAATACAAACTTCTTTATTCCGGAAACATATATTTCTGATACAAGACAGAAGATAGAATTTTACAAAAAGTTAGAAGGTGCAAGAGACTTAGATGAGATTGAGGAAATTTATTCTGAAATGTTGGATCGTTTTGGAGAACCTCCGGAGGATGCAAAAACGTTTATACTTTTAGAGAAGATCAGAACTCTTGCGTCTAGTTTAGGTTTTGAATCCGTAACAGAAATGAAAGATGAAATTAAGATGAAGTCCGGTTCTTATTTTAGAGGAGATCATACTAAAATTATTCAGCTAATCTCTGCTAGAACAGGACTCACCCTCAATCCTAAAGAACCGAATGTATTGATTTTTCAGACTGGAAAGAAGTTGGAAAAGGAAAAGCTAGATAGTTTAATCTTTCTTCTTTCGGAAATGCTACCTTCTAAAAAAGTATAG
- a CDS encoding alpha/beta fold hydrolase has product MSEIKTSFLKNGEREYKYLSLGNGKKLIFFFHGFPDDAGSMKELMEIFSKKDFTCIAPFMRGYSPGSSVPFSTTVSIAELAGDLKFIVESLKSRYNPEATVVLGHDWGAIASYAFANLSPGTIDTLVSLSVPPIPTYLKNLFVYPSQIVRSWYVLFFQIRAGIPEAALLKNDLLRRLWEDWSPGWKIPEERFREVFENLKVHENLITALGYYRGLLTPGNLALWNSSRELVFHKISVPTLVLAGEKDECISTSVYKGLESEFYSRVSFQVIGKAGYFLHLEAPELVAKEIFRFIKLEN; this is encoded by the coding sequence ATGTCGGAAATCAAAACCTCTTTTTTAAAAAATGGAGAAAGAGAATATAAATATCTAAGTTTAGGGAATGGAAAAAAGCTTATTTTTTTCTTTCACGGATTTCCGGACGACGCCGGTTCTATGAAAGAATTGATGGAGATCTTTTCTAAAAAAGATTTTACGTGTATCGCTCCTTTTATGAGAGGATATTCTCCCGGTTCCAGCGTACCTTTTTCTACAACTGTTAGTATTGCCGAATTGGCAGGAGATTTAAAATTTATCGTAGAATCTTTGAAGTCCAGATATAATCCGGAAGCCACCGTGGTATTGGGTCACGATTGGGGAGCCATTGCATCTTATGCGTTTGCTAATCTTTCTCCTGGAACGATAGATACGTTAGTCTCTCTTTCTGTTCCTCCTATTCCTACGTATTTAAAGAATCTATTCGTTTATCCTTCTCAAATTGTTCGAAGTTGGTATGTTTTATTCTTTCAAATTAGAGCAGGGATTCCGGAAGCTGCATTGTTGAAAAATGATCTTTTGCGTAGACTTTGGGAAGATTGGAGTCCCGGTTGGAAAATTCCCGAAGAACGTTTTAGAGAGGTTTTTGAAAATCTAAAGGTCCACGAAAATTTAATCACCGCTCTTGGTTATTATAGGGGTTTATTAACTCCTGGGAATTTAGCTCTTTGGAATTCGAGTCGGGAATTGGTATTTCATAAAATTTCAGTTCCTACTTTGGTACTTGCTGGAGAAAAGGACGAATGTATTTCCACTTCTGTCTACAAAGGTCTTGAATCAGAATTTTACTCTAGGGTTTCTTTTCAAGTAATCGGTAAGGCGGGATATTTTTTGCATTTGGAAGCGCCAGAGCTTGTTGCAAAAGAGATATTTCGTTTTATTAAATTAGAAAATTAG
- a CDS encoding undecaprenyl-diphosphate phosphatase has protein sequence MNPYLNAFLRSIIEAITEFLPVSSTGHLFLFSSFFPFYGESLEFDDLFDIFIQSGAILSVLFLYREKFRSQIVSSFRYVLKQNSDSEGFNFLIQICIGAFPILIAGFMAKKFLDTIKARPDLLEILSGAWIFGGVLILIAEWYFHQKGTEEKKPIHFKDSILIGIFQCMALVPGMSRSAATIITARFLGKDTKSSAEFSFFLAVPVLLAAGIYKLIKYRSILNGNTIPVLMFGFLVSFLLCTLVIRWFLRYLQKHSFSVFGVYRILLGVGVLVLTKLI, from the coding sequence TTGAATCCCTATCTGAACGCCTTTCTGAGAAGTATCATTGAGGCGATCACAGAATTTTTGCCGGTATCTTCTACAGGACATCTTTTTTTATTCAGTTCTTTTTTCCCCTTTTATGGAGAGAGTTTAGAATTTGATGACCTTTTTGATATATTCATTCAGAGTGGTGCGATTCTTTCTGTTTTATTTTTATATAGAGAGAAATTCAGGTCGCAGATCGTTTCTTCTTTCCGATACGTTTTAAAACAAAACTCAGATTCAGAAGGATTTAACTTTTTAATTCAAATTTGTATTGGCGCTTTTCCGATTTTAATCGCCGGTTTTATGGCGAAAAAATTTTTAGATACGATCAAAGCAAGACCGGATCTTTTAGAGATTCTTTCAGGCGCTTGGATCTTTGGAGGGGTTCTCATTCTAATTGCGGAATGGTACTTTCATCAAAAAGGAACGGAGGAAAAAAAACCGATTCATTTTAAGGATTCTATTCTGATCGGAATTTTTCAATGTATGGCTTTGGTTCCAGGAATGTCTAGATCAGCGGCTACGATCATTACGGCTCGTTTTTTAGGAAAGGATACAAAGAGTAGTGCTGAGTTTTCTTTCTTTCTCGCTGTGCCGGTTCTTCTTGCCGCAGGGATTTATAAATTAATTAAGTATCGATCTATTCTGAATGGAAATACGATACCAGTTTTGATGTTTGGTTTTTTAGTTTCATTTCTTCTTTGTACTTTGGTGATTCGTTGGTTTTTACGTTATCTACAAAAACATTCTTTTAGTGTTTTTGGAGTTTATAGAATTTTATTGGGGGTCGGAGTTCTCGTTCTCACTAAGTTGATTTGA
- the hisD gene encoding histidinol dehydrogenase, with amino-acid sequence MAIQILKVGLKDHSILDPVLKRAREDLSSTLALVKPIVEDVKNKGDSALREYTQKFDEVVPPKSFVLEISKLNPKIDPKFKTALIKAARNIRNFHKIQIPENKEIIIHGNKLGILHTPVESVSVYAPGGKALYPSTILMGVIPAKLAGVKNIQIVTPPRKGGLPEGLIAAAKIAGADRIVMAGGAQGIAAVSYGTESIPSSEFVVGPGNKFVTAAKVYLSGQGVIGIDSPAGPSEVLIIADDSADPIWVATDLLSQAEHGEDSVAILCTNSISLAQKVKKEVEKALVERPKRGEMKRKSIEDHGRIFVFSNLEECFVFSNLFAPEHLEIQTKSFKKDLKKVKHAGSVFLGNYSPVAMGDYISGTNHILPTAGAARIYSSLGVSTFLKRVTWQEVSKKSLQNLYPHVKVLSEFEGLDEEHGHSVRIRL; translated from the coding sequence ATGGCGATACAAATTTTGAAAGTCGGTTTAAAGGATCATTCTATTTTAGATCCTGTTTTAAAACGTGCTAGAGAAGACCTAAGTTCCACGTTGGCTCTCGTAAAGCCGATCGTAGAAGACGTAAAAAATAAAGGAGACTCTGCACTTCGAGAATACACTCAAAAGTTTGACGAGGTTGTTCCTCCTAAATCCTTTGTTTTGGAAATTTCTAAACTGAATCCTAAAATCGATCCCAAATTCAAAACCGCCCTGATAAAAGCAGCAAGAAATATACGTAACTTTCATAAAATTCAAATTCCAGAAAATAAAGAAATTATAATACACGGAAATAAACTTGGAATCCTACATACTCCGGTTGAATCTGTTTCCGTTTATGCTCCAGGTGGAAAAGCATTGTACCCATCTACGATTCTAATGGGAGTTATTCCAGCAAAACTCGCCGGAGTAAAAAATATACAAATTGTGACCCCTCCTAGAAAAGGAGGTCTACCGGAAGGTCTGATTGCAGCCGCCAAAATCGCCGGAGCTGATAGAATCGTTATGGCGGGAGGTGCACAGGGAATTGCTGCTGTTTCTTATGGAACGGAAAGTATTCCTTCTTCCGAATTTGTGGTCGGTCCCGGAAATAAGTTTGTGACCGCCGCAAAAGTATATTTAAGCGGTCAAGGTGTGATAGGAATCGATAGCCCAGCGGGTCCCAGCGAGGTTTTGATCATAGCCGACGATTCTGCAGATCCTATTTGGGTCGCGACAGATCTTTTGTCTCAGGCGGAACACGGAGAAGATTCTGTTGCGATCCTTTGTACGAATTCTATATCTCTTGCCCAAAAAGTAAAAAAAGAAGTGGAAAAGGCTCTTGTAGAAAGACCTAAAAGAGGAGAGATGAAACGTAAGTCCATTGAAGATCATGGAAGAATATTTGTTTTTTCTAATTTAGAAGAATGTTTTGTATTTTCAAATTTATTTGCTCCCGAACATCTAGAGATCCAAACCAAAAGTTTTAAGAAGGATTTAAAAAAAGTAAAACACGCCGGTTCCGTCTTTTTAGGTAATTATTCTCCGGTTGCCATGGGGGATTATATTAGCGGAACCAATCATATACTTCCGACCGCAGGAGCCGCTAGGATTTATTCTTCTTTAGGAGTTTCTACGTTTTTAAAACGTGTTACTTGGCAAGAGGTTTCTAAGAAGTCTCTCCAAAATCTGTATCCACACGTTAAAGTGCTTTCCGAATTCGAGGGTCTTGACGAGGAACACGGACATTCGGTGAGAATTAGGCTGTAA
- a CDS encoding glycerate kinase type-2 family protein gives MPRLSFLNGENVNIHSTQSILFHLGGIAIRNSLPGLSVRKFLLEQKPKGRILLLSIGKAAEEMASAAYEILQSQIFGGIILTKYGYTSGKKFPPLEILEAGHPIPDTNSLLGGKKILELCSSLQKDDIVLMLLSGGGSALMEVPEPGLNLEDLIAWNSKLLSCGADIQEINSVRTLLSSLKGGGLLTNILPSKSITLILSDVIGDDLSKVASGPTIPSEIDKDSILRIFKQYDLSLDPKLEAVLYKKTEGSVKSSNQKIKPKNFSAEHKIDPNKNSVHCIGNITQALEAVQRECINLNIPVLLLTSSLNCEAKEAGFFLGEIAKENLKNKNFSLLILCGGETTVTHDGSGKGGRNQELALSFSKQISGCQGITLFSLATDGSDGPTDAAGAIVDGNTWKKIYKTNDANLALKTHNSYEVLDQVDSLVFTGVTGTNVNDIQFLLITAP, from the coding sequence ATGCCACGTCTCTCTTTTTTAAACGGCGAAAATGTAAACATTCATTCTACTCAATCCATCTTATTTCATTTAGGTGGTATTGCGATCCGAAACTCTTTGCCCGGACTTTCCGTTCGTAAGTTTTTATTAGAACAAAAACCAAAAGGAAGAATTTTACTACTTTCTATCGGAAAAGCCGCAGAAGAAATGGCCAGCGCCGCTTATGAAATACTACAATCTCAGATTTTCGGAGGAATTATTCTCACAAAATACGGATATACTTCGGGAAAAAAATTTCCACCTTTGGAAATTTTAGAAGCGGGACATCCAATTCCAGATACAAATAGCCTACTTGGTGGAAAAAAAATTCTAGAACTCTGTTCCAGTTTACAAAAAGACGATATTGTCTTAATGCTTCTTTCCGGAGGAGGTTCCGCTTTAATGGAAGTTCCCGAACCCGGCCTAAATCTAGAGGATCTAATCGCCTGGAACTCTAAACTCCTTTCCTGCGGGGCAGACATCCAAGAAATCAATTCGGTAAGAACTCTTTTATCCTCACTCAAAGGTGGTGGTTTACTTACAAACATTCTTCCTTCAAAATCGATCACCTTAATTCTATCGGACGTAATCGGAGACGACCTTTCCAAAGTAGCTTCCGGGCCAACGATTCCTTCTGAAATCGATAAAGATTCTATTTTAAGAATATTCAAACAATATGATTTATCTTTAGATCCCAAGCTCGAAGCTGTTCTATACAAAAAAACGGAAGGATCCGTAAAAAGTTCAAATCAGAAAATCAAACCCAAAAACTTTTCAGCAGAACATAAAATCGATCCAAACAAGAATTCCGTCCATTGTATCGGAAATATAACCCAAGCGCTCGAGGCCGTTCAAAGAGAGTGCATAAATTTGAATATTCCGGTTCTTTTACTAACCTCTTCCTTAAATTGCGAAGCAAAGGAAGCAGGTTTCTTTTTAGGAGAAATCGCAAAAGAAAATCTGAAAAATAAAAATTTTTCCCTTTTAATTCTCTGCGGAGGAGAAACCACTGTGACTCACGACGGTTCCGGAAAAGGGGGAAGGAATCAAGAATTAGCACTCTCTTTCTCCAAACAAATCTCCGGTTGCCAAGGAATCACTTTATTCTCTCTCGCAACGGACGGAAGCGACGGTCCTACCGACGCAGCGGGAGCAATCGTAGACGGAAACACTTGGAAAAAAATTTACAAAACCAACGACGCAAATTTGGCTCTCAAAACACATAACTCCTACGAAGTTTTAGATCAAGTCGATTCCCTGGTTTTTACGGGTGTAACTGGAACCAACGTAAATGATATTCAATTTTTATTGATTACTGCGCCTTGA
- a CDS encoding lipoprotein LipL31, which produces MKKNSILISILIAFFASCGDNSEVIETLDGNKITVNSFEDTYNVAIDAMSRVQNIEKENLLEFISKDISEVPEQMRALNYQFQKKNFYDQYRDMMITTIAAEKDGFTKRDDIKKILKFQEMQIVSQLYVMHLVESKIKISEEEAMEECQKLRSKEPQISSLPIDRCILFARAKLKKDKSQEILPKVLERIKEQVAIKHNDKFDLDAFLKKKVGGEADKKESSSGTGAAPKTETPKTTGQ; this is translated from the coding sequence ATGAAAAAAAACAGTATTCTCATTTCTATTTTAATCGCGTTTTTTGCGAGTTGTGGAGATAATTCCGAAGTGATTGAAACCTTGGACGGTAACAAGATTACTGTGAACAGTTTTGAAGATACTTATAATGTAGCCATTGATGCGATGAGCCGAGTTCAAAATATAGAAAAAGAAAATCTTCTCGAATTTATTTCTAAAGACATATCGGAAGTTCCGGAACAGATGAGGGCTTTGAACTATCAGTTTCAAAAGAAAAATTTTTACGATCAATATAGAGACATGATGATCACTACGATCGCAGCCGAAAAAGACGGTTTTACAAAACGGGATGATATTAAAAAAATTCTAAAGTTTCAGGAAATGCAAATCGTTTCCCAACTTTATGTAATGCATCTTGTAGAAAGTAAGATTAAAATTTCCGAAGAAGAAGCGATGGAAGAATGTCAAAAACTTCGTTCTAAGGAACCTCAAATCAGTTCTCTTCCTATCGATCGTTGTATTCTTTTTGCAAGAGCGAAGTTGAAAAAGGATAAATCCCAGGAAATTCTTCCAAAGGTTTTAGAAAGAATCAAAGAACAGGTTGCAATCAAACACAATGATAAGTTCGATCTGGATGCTTTCTTAAAGAAAAAAGTAGGTGGCGAGGCGGATAAAAAAGAATCTTCGTCTGGAACAGGAGCTGCCCCTAAAACGGAAACCCCGAAAACTACCGGGCAGTAA